A part of Nostoc sp. HK-01 genomic DNA contains:
- a CDS encoding major facilitator transporter, which yields MINSEIQKDLRHNFTVNIFESAFFGLGVGFASFITIIPLFVSGFTNSSLLIALIPAIPRLGWQLPQLLVADKVARLNCYKPTVMLLTIHQKLPFLGLAVVALLQLQLNNQTILELTFLILIWQGLGGGFSATAWQSMVAKIIPSSNRGIFYGALAASANLMSVCGALIAGLLLKQFTQPFNFAVCFLCASVAMAVSWMFMSRTREPVSTQSSVIQTKREFWESLSVILRSDQNFRYFVIGRMLSQFALMPLPFYTLYAVHKYAMAETSIGLITSLLMITQTIAGLILGWSGDRWGYKLVLQIGCLACTFSSVLACIAPNVNWFYLVFIGAGIGMVALQNIAAVMTLEFGNHCQRPAYIGLGNTLVAPATILAPILGGWIVDNIDYRATFLVAAIGGLITALFLLIGVRNPRYLKHNFS from the coding sequence ATGATTAACTCTGAAATTCAAAAAGACCTTCGCCATAACTTTACTGTTAATATTTTTGAAAGTGCATTTTTTGGCTTAGGGGTTGGTTTTGCTTCATTTATAACGATAATTCCACTATTTGTTAGTGGTTTTACTAATTCTTCGTTACTTATTGCTTTGATACCAGCTATTCCGCGTTTAGGCTGGCAACTACCTCAGCTATTAGTAGCCGATAAAGTAGCTCGCTTAAATTGTTACAAACCAACTGTAATGTTGTTAACAATTCATCAAAAACTTCCTTTTTTAGGATTGGCTGTGGTCGCTTTATTACAGCTACAACTTAATAATCAAACTATTTTAGAGTTGACATTTCTCATACTTATTTGGCAGGGATTAGGTGGTGGATTTAGTGCTACTGCTTGGCAAAGCATGGTTGCTAAAATTATTCCCTCTAGTAACCGTGGGATTTTTTACGGTGCTTTGGCAGCGTCTGCTAATCTGATGAGCGTTTGTGGTGCGTTAATAGCTGGTTTACTGCTCAAGCAATTTACCCAACCATTTAACTTTGCTGTTTGTTTTTTGTGTGCCAGTGTTGCGATGGCTGTATCTTGGATGTTTATGTCTAGAACACGGGAGCCAGTAAGTACACAATCATCTGTAATTCAAACTAAACGCGAATTTTGGGAGAGTCTGAGTGTGATTCTCCGATCCGATCAAAATTTCCGTTACTTTGTAATTGGGCGTATGCTTTCACAGTTCGCACTGATGCCACTACCTTTTTATACACTTTATGCCGTACACAAATATGCAATGGCAGAAACATCAATTGGTTTAATTACTAGTTTATTGATGATCACGCAAACTATTGCTGGCTTAATTTTAGGTTGGAGTGGCGATCGCTGGGGTTATAAGTTAGTCTTGCAAATAGGTTGTCTTGCTTGTACATTCAGTTCGGTTCTAGCTTGTATAGCACCAAACGTAAACTGGTTTTACTTGGTATTTATCGGAGCAGGAATAGGTATGGTGGCTCTGCAAAATATTGCTGCGGTCATGACCTTAGAATTTGGTAATCATTGCCAACGACCAGCCTATATTGGTCTTGGCAACACCCTTGTCGCTCCTGCCACTATCCTTGCTCCTATACTAGGTGGATGGATTGTTGACAATATAGACTATAGAGCTACCTTTTTAGTGGCAGCTATCGGTGGATTAATTACGGCGCTGTTTTTGCTTATAGGCGTTCGTAACCCACGCTATCTTAAACACAACTTCAGCTAA
- a CDS encoding 2OG-Fe(II) oxygenase, which translates to MQQLNLFPESTPTLPVTYYPQFLTTQEANELYQHCLGLQWQQNQIRMLGKTTDVPRLECLYGDKGCNYFYSKSVLLKPLPWNEQLAQLRDRITAFTGHTFRVVIGNQYRTGSDSIGWHSDSDSSMGIDPAIASISLGAVRKFQIKPIGGRPTDFWLEHGSLLLMHSGCQSTQVHQLPKTTKFVTTRINLTFRPHTGGR; encoded by the coding sequence ATGCAACAACTCAATTTATTTCCCGAATCCACACCAACCCTGCCTGTCACCTACTACCCCCAATTCCTGACCACTCAAGAAGCAAACGAGTTATATCAGCACTGCTTGGGACTGCAATGGCAGCAGAATCAAATACGAATGTTGGGGAAGACAACTGATGTACCTCGGTTGGAATGTTTGTATGGCGATAAGGGTTGTAATTACTTTTATTCCAAGAGTGTACTCCTGAAACCTCTGCCCTGGAATGAACAACTGGCCCAACTAAGAGACAGAATTACTGCGTTCACTGGTCACACCTTCCGTGTAGTCATCGGCAACCAATATCGTACAGGTTCGGACTCCATCGGATGGCATTCGGACAGTGATTCATCTATGGGAATTGACCCCGCGATCGCGTCCATCAGTCTTGGTGCTGTTCGCAAGTTTCAGATCAAACCCATCGGTGGCCGTCCTACGGACTTTTGGTTAGAACACGGCAGTCTGCTGTTGATGCACAGTGGTTGCCAATCGACTCAGGTACATCAACTTCCAAAAACAACCAAATTCGTCACCACAAGAATCAACCTGACTTTTCGACCACACACCGGGGGCAGATAA
- a CDS encoding XRE family transcriptional regulator — MNLMQVTLSVDLPGLGKRIRDIREAKGLSPTWVAAQAGMSVANLYRIESEDAKSLPRETLRKLSEALDVDFDAEVKAALAQEVG, encoded by the coding sequence ATGAACTTAATGCAAGTTACTCTGTCTGTTGATCTGCCTGGGTTAGGCAAACGAATTAGAGACATTCGTGAGGCTAAAGGATTATCACCAACATGGGTTGCAGCACAAGCAGGTATGAGTGTTGCTAACCTTTACCGTATTGAAAGTGAAGATGCAAAATCTCTACCCCGTGAAACTTTGCGGAAACTGTCTGAAGCTCTTGATGTAGATTTTGATGCAGAGGTAAAAGCTGCTTTAGCCCAAGAAGTTGGATAA
- a CDS encoding TPR domain protein translates to MNGCVKSQWLFRCLPKWKGYSLIVLLSIVLLSDSVSAISTNEGLQVVQQPETTLQQLPPDAGAAIQQANEARQLEEEAKKLSQQGTEESQKQAIAKYEAALQIWHKLGDRNSEANTITSIAFLYVSHNDYQKALEYYNQALALTRELKDQIAEADALKYVAETYFNLGETQKALSYYNQALSLFHVLKQPDLEAYTLIGIGGVYKNLGETQKALDSYNQALKIRREQKDLAGQAQTLEVIGSLYTDLSESQKALEAFHQALEIRRAMKNLTGQANILDNISTVYASLGQYNKALDLSQQALELQRQAQKHLSGQDLQLNLIYQAGILSGIASSYFVSGEFQKALDYENQALVLYQKAGLRSGEAYKLSTIGAAYGSLGETNKALDFLNQALQLHRDIQDRTGENGTLRAIAEIYKLSGNYQQALEFYNQALIISRQVSNPTQEASTLFDTASVYNWLGEYKLAIETYNQALNIFQQIGVHASEAQTLGEIGDVYRAAENYPKALDYYNQSLGLSRKQGNFLNEFSVLIGSVRVYEALKNYPKAFDVANQVLALSRQQKNSLNSETTSLALLARVHQASGNYQKALDLFTQVAAEFHKLGQPYSEANVLGNIGTAYESLKQPLKAISTYKQELKLWQKLGYRANEAYAFYEIAVTQRDRGNLKSALTNIEATIQIFEQIRSQVTSQELRTSYFAKVHQYYQFYIDLLMQLHKQNPSKGYNALALHISERSRARSLLELLTEANAKIRKGVDPKLLAQEQSLQEQIDAIAKLRQDFINKSAPATAVQKLEQQITNLLSQYQQLQTKIRTTSPKYAALKYPDPLKLPQIQQQLDSDSVLLQYSLGKEHSYLWAVTPNSLDSYELPPQDQIEKAADDFRQNLVKPFASDQQQVTTAKQLSQIILAPVANKLANKRLVIVADGALQNIPFAALTEPTAPEYQPLLVNHEIVNLPSASTIAILRQETQNRPKAPKALAILADPVFSADDSRMTLKPESNSITPELELQRSALSRSARNLNRNGWDRLTGTREEAQAILKLGSPKASLAAFDFDANYNWVTNPQLSQYRVIHLATHGFADDANPELSGIVLSLVDKVGKPQRGYLRLNDIFNLDFPADLVVLSACETGQGKEIQGEGLVGLTRGLMYAGSPRVVVSLWSVDDQGTKELMTQFYRQMWQQGKSPVAALRAAQLSLWQNPDWRKPVYWAAFTLQGEWR, encoded by the coding sequence ATGAACGGGTGTGTAAAGTCTCAGTGGTTGTTTCGGTGTCTACCAAAATGGAAAGGTTACAGTTTAATTGTATTACTGAGTATAGTTTTGCTATCTGATTCAGTCAGTGCAATATCGACGAACGAAGGCTTGCAAGTAGTACAGCAGCCAGAGACAACATTACAGCAATTACCGCCTGATGCTGGTGCAGCGATACAACAAGCTAATGAAGCAAGACAGCTAGAGGAAGAGGCCAAAAAACTTTCCCAGCAAGGCACAGAAGAATCTCAAAAGCAAGCGATCGCTAAATATGAAGCAGCATTGCAAATCTGGCATAAGCTAGGAGATCGCAATTCTGAAGCTAATACAATCACAAGCATCGCTTTCCTTTATGTTTCGCACAATGATTATCAAAAGGCATTGGAATATTATAATCAGGCACTAGCGCTCACGCGTGAACTGAAAGATCAAATTGCGGAAGCTGATGCGCTCAAATATGTTGCTGAAACTTACTTTAATTTAGGTGAAACCCAAAAAGCACTTTCATATTACAACCAAGCGCTGTCATTATTTCACGTTCTTAAACAACCTGACTTAGAAGCATATACACTGATTGGCATTGGCGGAGTATACAAAAACTTGGGTGAGACGCAAAAGGCTTTAGATTCTTACAACCAAGCACTGAAAATTAGACGTGAGCAGAAAGATTTGGCTGGACAAGCTCAAACTCTTGAAGTTATTGGTTCTCTCTACACTGATTTGAGCGAATCTCAAAAAGCTTTAGAAGCTTTCCATCAAGCACTAGAAATCCGACGTGCAATGAAGAATTTGACTGGGCAAGCCAACATTCTCGATAATATTTCTACAGTCTACGCTTCTTTGGGGCAGTATAATAAAGCATTAGACTTATCACAGCAAGCGTTAGAGTTACAACGACAAGCGCAAAAACACCTTTCGGGGCAAGACCTTCAACTTAATTTAATTTATCAAGCTGGAATTCTCAGTGGAATAGCTTCAAGTTATTTTGTATCAGGTGAATTTCAGAAAGCATTAGATTACGAGAATCAAGCACTGGTGCTTTATCAGAAGGCAGGTCTTCGTAGTGGAGAAGCTTATAAACTGAGCACTATTGGGGCAGCCTACGGCAGTTTAGGTGAAACTAACAAAGCACTAGATTTTCTCAACCAAGCATTGCAACTTCACCGTGACATACAAGATCGTACAGGAGAAAACGGGACTTTAAGGGCAATTGCTGAAATCTATAAATTATCTGGTAATTATCAGCAAGCACTAGAGTTTTACAACCAAGCACTGATTATTAGTCGTCAAGTAAGCAATCCTACTCAAGAAGCCTCTACGCTATTTGATACAGCTTCAGTTTATAATTGGTTAGGCGAATATAAATTAGCTATTGAAACTTACAACCAAGCACTAAATATTTTCCAACAAATAGGCGTTCACGCTAGTGAAGCTCAGACTCTAGGTGAAATAGGCGATGTTTACCGAGCAGCAGAAAATTATCCCAAAGCCCTAGACTATTACAACCAGTCTCTAGGATTGTCACGAAAACAGGGAAATTTTCTGAATGAGTTCAGTGTGCTTATAGGCAGTGTTAGAGTTTACGAAGCATTAAAGAATTATCCTAAAGCTTTTGATGTGGCTAATCAAGTGCTGGCTTTGTCACGTCAACAAAAAAACAGCCTCAATTCAGAAACCACAAGTCTTGCCTTATTGGCTAGAGTTCATCAAGCATCAGGTAATTACCAAAAAGCGTTAGATTTGTTCACTCAGGTAGCTGCTGAGTTCCACAAGTTGGGACAACCGTATTCAGAAGCTAACGTCTTGGGCAACATTGGCACAGCTTACGAATCATTAAAACAACCTCTGAAGGCGATCTCTACTTATAAGCAAGAATTAAAACTGTGGCAAAAATTAGGTTATCGTGCAAATGAAGCATACGCATTCTATGAGATTGCCGTTACACAAAGAGATAGAGGCAATCTCAAATCTGCCTTGACAAATATAGAAGCAACAATTCAAATTTTTGAACAAATACGTAGCCAAGTTACTAGTCAAGAATTACGTACTTCGTACTTTGCCAAAGTCCATCAGTACTACCAGTTTTATATCGATTTGCTAATGCAATTGCACAAACAAAATCCATCAAAAGGCTACAACGCATTAGCTCTTCATATCAGCGAACGCTCCCGCGCCAGAAGTTTATTAGAACTATTAACCGAAGCCAATGCCAAAATCCGTAAAGGTGTTGACCCCAAATTATTAGCACAAGAACAAAGTCTGCAAGAACAAATTGATGCAATAGCTAAACTGCGCCAAGATTTTATCAATAAATCAGCACCCGCCACCGCAGTCCAAAAACTTGAACAACAAATCACCAATCTCTTGAGCCAATACCAACAACTACAAACAAAAATTCGGACAACTAGCCCTAAATATGCGGCACTAAAATATCCTGACCCTTTAAAATTGCCACAAATTCAGCAACAACTTGATTCAGATAGCGTGCTGTTGCAATATTCCTTGGGTAAAGAACACAGTTATCTTTGGGCTGTGACTCCTAATTCTCTAGACAGCTATGAACTCCCGCCACAAGACCAGATAGAAAAAGCCGCAGATGATTTTCGCCAAAATTTGGTAAAACCATTCGCCTCTGATCAACAACAAGTAACAACTGCAAAACAGCTTAGTCAAATTATCCTCGCTCCAGTCGCCAACAAGTTAGCAAATAAACGTTTGGTAATTGTCGCGGATGGGGCTTTACAAAATATTCCCTTTGCAGCCTTAACTGAACCAACTGCTCCAGAATATCAACCACTGTTAGTTAACCACGAAATTGTCAATCTTCCTTCCGCTTCAACTATCGCCATCCTCAGACAAGAAACACAAAATCGTCCTAAAGCACCCAAAGCTCTTGCTATTCTTGCAGATCCTGTATTTAGTGCTGATGATTCACGGATGACTCTTAAACCAGAGAGTAATTCCATTACTCCTGAATTAGAGCTACAGCGTTCTGCACTCTCCCGGTCAGCCAGAAATCTCAACCGCAACGGTTGGGACAGATTAACTGGAACTCGTGAAGAAGCGCAAGCAATTCTCAAACTTGGTTCACCAAAAGCCAGCCTAGCCGCATTTGATTTTGATGCTAATTATAACTGGGTAACAAACCCCCAACTGAGCCAATATCGTGTGATTCACCTAGCTACTCACGGTTTTGCTGATGACGCTAATCCAGAGTTATCAGGTATTGTACTTTCACTAGTAGACAAAGTTGGTAAACCACAAAGGGGGTATCTGCGGTTAAACGATATCTTCAACCTGGATTTTCCGGCAGATTTAGTTGTGTTGAGTGCTTGTGAAACTGGACAGGGAAAAGAAATTCAAGGGGAAGGACTAGTAGGTTTAACAAGAGGACTGATGTATGCAGGTTCACCGAGAGTTGTCGTGTCTTTATGGAGTGTGGATGATCAGGGAACAAAAGAATTGATGACCCAGTTTTACCGCCAAATGTGGCAGCAGGGGAAATCGCCTGTTGCAGCCCTCAGAGCCGCACAACTAAGTTTATGGCAAAATCCCGATTGGCGTAAACCTGTGTATTGGGCGGCTTTTACTCTCCAAGGGGAGTGGCGATAG
- a CDS encoding short-chain dehydrogenase/reductase SDR, with the protein MKKLEGKIALVTGGNSGLGLATAKQFVAEGAYVYITGRRQAELDAAIEAIGKNVTAVQSDVSNLADLDRLFATIKQEQGHLDIIFANAGGGQIAPLGEITEEHFDKTFNTNVKGLLFTVQKSLPLLPEGASIILNASITSIKGTPAFSVYSATKAAVRSFARNWILDLRERKIRVNAISPGVVPTPGYDHLGLNDQQLQEFVDSQASSIPLGRVGTPDEIAKAVVFLASDDSSFVNGIELFVDGGMAQI; encoded by the coding sequence ATGAAAAAACTGGAAGGAAAAATCGCCCTTGTCACGGGTGGCAACAGTGGTCTCGGTCTTGCCACAGCCAAACAGTTTGTTGCTGAAGGAGCCTATGTCTACATTACAGGTCGTCGCCAAGCCGAACTGGATGCTGCTATAGAAGCCATTGGTAAAAATGTTACGGCTGTGCAGAGTGATGTTTCTAATCTGGCAGACCTTGATCGTCTGTTTGCCACCATTAAGCAAGAGCAAGGACACCTCGATATCATCTTCGCTAATGCTGGCGGTGGACAAATTGCCCCACTTGGAGAAATTACTGAGGAACACTTTGACAAAACATTCAACACAAACGTCAAAGGTTTGCTGTTCACAGTACAAAAGTCACTGCCACTGTTGCCAGAGGGTGCTTCTATTATTTTGAATGCTTCGATTACTTCTATAAAAGGTACGCCAGCTTTCAGTGTTTACAGTGCTACCAAAGCTGCCGTGAGATCGTTTGCTCGGAATTGGATACTCGACCTCAGAGAACGCAAGATCCGAGTGAATGCCATTAGCCCTGGTGTGGTTCCGACTCCTGGTTACGATCATTTGGGACTAAATGACCAGCAGTTGCAAGAATTTGTGGACAGCCAAGCCAGCAGCATTCCACTAGGACGAGTCGGTACACCCGATGAGATTGCCAAAGCGGTTGTTTTTCTGGCTTCAGATGACAGCAGCTTTGTGAACGGGATTGAGTTATTTGTTGATGGCGGTATGGCACAGATTTGA
- a CDS encoding fdxN element excision controlling factor protein: protein MAAKDIFHAAVRQALIKEQWVITADPLVIKINKVKLEIDLAAEKIFAAQKAGRKIAVEVKSFVSSSVISDFHLALGQFLNYRLALQMKEPDRIIYLAVPLDTFNSFFQEIFVQEAIKIYQLKLIVYEPNKEEIVEWRE, encoded by the coding sequence ATGGCAGCTAAAGATATATTTCACGCTGCTGTTAGACAAGCGTTGATTAAAGAACAGTGGGTAATTACAGCCGACCCACTTGTAATTAAAATTAATAAAGTGAAGCTAGAAATTGATTTAGCAGCAGAGAAAATCTTTGCTGCCCAGAAAGCGGGGCGAAAAATTGCAGTTGAGGTCAAAAGCTTTGTCAGCAGTTCAGTAATTTCCGACTTTCATTTAGCTTTGGGTCAGTTTTTGAACTATCGACTGGCTCTACAAATGAAAGAACCCGATAGAATAATTTATTTAGCAGTACCACTCGATACTTTTAACTCTTTCTTTCAAGAAATATTTGTTCAAGAAGCTATAAAGATTTATCAACTCAAGCTAATTGTCTATGAGCCAAATAAGGAGGAAATTGTTGAATGGAGAGAATAG
- a CDS encoding XisI protein — protein sequence MERIEFYRQCIRDLLTKEATLNEKNSNVESQLVFDTEHDHYQLIDIGWENLNRIYNCFIHIDIKDSKIWIQHNMTDVDLALKLVEMGVAKEEIVLGLHPPYKRPHTGYGVA from the coding sequence ATGGAGAGAATAGAATTTTATCGTCAATGTATCCGAGACTTATTAACAAAAGAAGCTACTTTAAATGAGAAAAACTCTAACGTTGAATCTCAGTTAGTTTTTGATACAGAACATGACCATTATCAGTTAATAGATATAGGTTGGGAAAATTTGAACCGGATTTATAACTGTTTTATTCATATAGATATTAAAGATAGCAAAATCTGGATTCAGCATAATATGACGGATGTAGATTTAGCCCTTAAACTTGTGGAGATGGGAGTGGCAAAAGAAGAAATTGTGTTAGGGTTGCATCCACCTTATAAGCGTCCTCATACCGGGTACGGTGTGGCGTGA